Proteins from a genomic interval of Lelliottia amnigena:
- the rbsR_1 gene encoding LacI family transcriptional regulator, with product MVVPRLIGLIIADITNPYSVNVLSGIEAACREKGFTPLVCNTNNELNQELHYLDLLRSYQVEGIVVNAVGMREEGLNRLQQSALPMVLIDRKIPEFACDVVGLDNTQAATTATEHLIEQGFEAILFMSEPLGMVNTRRDRLSAFRATLARYPGVIAENIEIPLHEADQMDNALRQFHTRHRGMRKAVISANGALTLQVARSLKRIGLHWGSDIGLLGFDELEWAELAGVGITTLKQPTWQIGYAAVEQVVRRIEGMTDAVREQVFSGELIVRGSTSR from the coding sequence ATGGTCGTACCCCGCCTCATCGGCCTGATTATCGCCGATATCACCAATCCCTACTCCGTCAATGTGCTGAGCGGCATCGAAGCTGCGTGTCGTGAAAAAGGCTTTACGCCGCTGGTCTGTAATACGAATAACGAGCTAAATCAGGAATTGCACTATCTTGACCTGCTGCGCAGCTATCAGGTGGAAGGTATCGTGGTCAATGCCGTGGGTATGCGCGAAGAGGGGCTTAACCGTCTCCAGCAGTCCGCGCTTCCGATGGTACTCATCGACCGCAAAATTCCGGAATTTGCCTGCGATGTCGTCGGACTGGATAACACTCAGGCCGCCACGACCGCCACGGAACACCTCATCGAGCAAGGTTTTGAAGCGATTTTGTTTATGAGCGAACCGTTGGGAATGGTCAATACCCGTCGCGATCGCCTCAGCGCTTTTCGTGCGACTCTGGCGCGCTATCCCGGCGTGATCGCCGAGAATATCGAAATTCCACTGCATGAAGCCGACCAGATGGATAACGCGCTACGTCAATTTCACACCCGCCATCGCGGAATGCGTAAAGCCGTGATTTCTGCCAACGGGGCACTCACGCTCCAGGTGGCGCGATCCCTCAAACGCATTGGCCTCCACTGGGGTAGCGATATTGGCCTGCTAGGCTTTGACGAACTGGAATGGGCAGAGCTGGCAGGCGTAGGAATCACCACGCTCAAACAACCGACCTGGCAGATTGGCTATGCCGCAGTAGAACAGGTGGTTCGCCGAATTGAAGGCATGACAGACGCCGTTCGCGAGCAGGTTTTCTCTGGCGAGCTGATCGTACGCGGTTCGACTTCCCGCTAA
- the yiaD gene encoding outer membrane lipoprotein, whose product MNKRVLAIAALVSGALAVSGCTTNPYTGEREAGKSGIGAGIGSLVGAGVGVLSSSKKDRGKGALIGAAAGAALGGGAGYYMDVQEAKLRDKMQGTGVSVTRNGDNIILNMPSNVTFDSSSATLKPAGANTLTGVAMVLKEYSKTAVNVIGYTDSTGSQDLNMRLSQQRADSVASSLIAQGVAANRIRTSGMGPANPIASNSTAEGKAQNRRVEITLSPIQ is encoded by the coding sequence ATGAATAAACGCGTATTGGCTATTGCCGCTCTGGTGAGTGGCGCACTGGCGGTTTCTGGCTGCACAACAAACCCTTACACCGGCGAGCGTGAAGCGGGTAAATCCGGCATTGGCGCAGGTATCGGCTCATTGGTTGGCGCGGGTGTTGGCGTGCTCTCCTCATCGAAGAAAGATCGCGGCAAAGGCGCGCTGATCGGTGCAGCGGCGGGAGCGGCGCTGGGTGGCGGCGCCGGTTATTACATGGATGTTCAGGAAGCAAAACTGCGTGACAAAATGCAGGGAACCGGCGTGAGTGTGACGCGAAATGGCGACAACATCATTTTAAACATGCCGAGCAATGTGACCTTTGACAGCAGCAGCGCTACGCTGAAACCTGCCGGGGCGAACACCCTGACGGGCGTCGCGATGGTCCTGAAAGAGTACAGTAAAACCGCAGTCAATGTGATCGGCTATACCGACAGCACCGGCAGCCAGGACCTGAATATGCGTCTGTCTCAGCAGCGCGCGGACTCCGTAGCCAGCTCCCTGATCGCTCAGGGCGTGGCGGCCAACCGCATCCGCACTAGCGGGATGGGGCCGGCAAATCCAATCGCCAGCAACAGCACGGCAGAAGGCAAAGCCCAGAACCGTCGCGTCGAAATCACCCTCAGCCCGATTCAGTAA
- the torZ gene encoding molybdopterin guanine dinucleotide-containing S/N-oxide reductases: protein MTTSIKTILTAAHWGPMLVETDGENVLSSRGALPTDHPNSLQTAVRDQVHSKTRVRWPMVRKGFLASPDNPQGVRGQDEFVRVSWDDALALIHGQHKRIRDSYGASSIFAGSYGWRSNGVLHKAATLLQRYMSLAGGYTGHLGDYSTGAAQAIMPYVVGGNEVYQQQTSWPLVLEHTDVVVLWSANPLNTLKIAWNASDEQGIAYFDALRKSGKRLICIDPMRSETLDFLGDSAEWIAPHMGTDVAMMLGVAYTLVENGWHDAEFLARCTTGFDIFTQYLTGKSDGVAKTAEWAAEICGVDAAKIRELAALFHQNTTMLMSGWGMQRQQFGEQKHWMLVTLAAMLGQIGTPGGGFGLSYHFANGGNPTRRAAVLASMQGSVQNGIDAVDKIPVARIVEALENPGGFYQHNGMDRHFPDIRFVWWAGGANFTHHQDTNRLIRAWQKPELVVISECFWTAAAKHADIVLPATTSFERNDLTMTGDYSNQHMVPMKRVVPPRDEARDDFEVFAALSELWEPGGRERFTEGKTDLEWLETFYQIAGQRGESQGVTLPPFAEFWEENAIFEMPESEENAQFVRFADFRRDPQSHPLKTESGKIEIYSQRIASFNYADCPPHPMWLEPDEWHGNAQPKQLQVLSAHPAHRLHSQLNYSSLREQYAVAGREPITLHPDDANARGIADGDVVRVWNTRGQVLAGAVVSTGIKPGVICIHQGAWPDLDRDEGGICKNGAVNVLTKDLPSSKLGNGCAGNTALAWVEKYQGPELTLTAFDPPASS from the coding sequence TTGACCACCTCAATAAAAACCATTCTGACCGCAGCCCACTGGGGGCCCATGCTGGTTGAAACCGACGGCGAGAACGTGCTGTCTTCACGCGGGGCGCTGCCCACCGATCATCCCAATTCATTACAAACTGCGGTGCGCGATCAGGTGCACAGTAAAACCCGTGTGCGCTGGCCGATGGTGCGTAAAGGTTTTTTAGCGTCGCCGGATAATCCGCAGGGCGTGCGTGGGCAAGATGAATTTGTACGTGTGAGCTGGGACGATGCGCTGGCGCTCATCCACGGACAACACAAACGCATCCGCGACAGCTACGGCGCGTCGTCTATCTTTGCCGGGTCTTACGGCTGGCGCTCCAACGGCGTGCTGCATAAAGCGGCGACGCTGTTGCAACGCTATATGAGCCTGGCGGGCGGCTACACGGGGCATCTGGGTGATTATTCAACCGGTGCGGCCCAGGCGATCATGCCGTATGTCGTGGGGGGCAATGAGGTGTATCAGCAGCAAACCAGCTGGCCGCTGGTGCTGGAACATACGGACGTCGTGGTGTTGTGGAGCGCCAACCCGCTTAACACGCTGAAGATTGCGTGGAATGCCAGCGATGAGCAGGGGATTGCCTATTTTGACGCGCTGCGTAAAAGCGGTAAGCGGTTGATCTGCATCGATCCTATGCGTTCTGAAACGCTCGATTTTCTCGGGGACAGCGCCGAGTGGATCGCGCCGCATATGGGCACCGATGTCGCGATGATGCTGGGTGTGGCCTATACGCTAGTGGAAAACGGTTGGCATGATGCTGAATTCCTGGCGCGCTGTACAACCGGTTTCGACATCTTTACGCAGTATCTGACCGGTAAATCTGACGGAGTGGCGAAAACCGCTGAATGGGCTGCCGAAATTTGCGGCGTTGATGCCGCTAAAATTCGCGAACTGGCGGCGTTATTCCATCAAAACACCACCATGTTGATGTCGGGCTGGGGAATGCAGCGTCAGCAGTTTGGCGAGCAAAAGCACTGGATGCTGGTGACGCTTGCCGCGATGCTCGGCCAGATTGGTACGCCGGGCGGCGGTTTTGGCCTGTCGTATCACTTTGCCAACGGCGGGAATCCGACACGCCGCGCGGCGGTGCTGGCCTCGATGCAGGGTTCTGTGCAAAACGGGATTGATGCGGTCGATAAAATTCCGGTTGCTCGTATCGTTGAAGCGCTGGAAAACCCAGGCGGTTTTTATCAGCACAACGGCATGGATCGGCATTTCCCGGATATCCGTTTTGTCTGGTGGGCGGGCGGCGCAAACTTTACCCATCATCAGGATACCAACCGCCTGATTCGTGCGTGGCAGAAACCAGAGCTGGTGGTCATTTCAGAGTGCTTCTGGACCGCAGCGGCGAAGCACGCTGATATTGTGCTGCCAGCGACCACCTCATTTGAGCGTAACGATCTGACCATGACTGGCGATTACAGCAATCAGCACATGGTGCCGATGAAGCGTGTGGTTCCGCCGCGTGACGAAGCGCGTGACGATTTTGAGGTGTTTGCAGCATTGAGCGAGCTGTGGGAGCCGGGCGGTCGCGAGCGCTTCACGGAAGGCAAAACGGATCTGGAATGGCTCGAGACGTTTTACCAGATTGCCGGGCAGCGCGGTGAATCGCAGGGCGTGACGTTGCCGCCGTTTGCAGAGTTCTGGGAAGAGAATGCTATTTTTGAAATGCCGGAGAGCGAAGAGAACGCGCAGTTTGTCCGTTTTGCTGATTTCCGCCGCGATCCGCAGAGTCATCCGCTAAAAACGGAAAGTGGCAAAATCGAGATCTATTCGCAGCGTATCGCCAGCTTTAACTATGCCGATTGCCCACCCCATCCGATGTGGCTTGAGCCCGATGAGTGGCACGGTAACGCGCAGCCGAAGCAGCTACAGGTGCTGTCCGCGCATCCGGCACATCGTCTGCACAGCCAGCTTAACTATTCGTCACTGCGTGAACAGTACGCCGTGGCGGGACGTGAGCCGATCACCTTGCATCCGGATGACGCCAACGCGCGTGGAATTGCCGACGGTGATGTGGTGCGGGTCTGGAACACGCGCGGACAGGTGCTCGCGGGAGCCGTGGTCAGTACGGGGATTAAACCTGGTGTGATCTGTATTCACCAGGGCGCGTGGCCCGATCTGGATCGCGATGAAGGCGGAATCTGTAAAAACGGCGCGGTGAACGTGTTAACCAAAGATCTCCCCAGCTCGAAGCTGGGGAATGGTTGCGCGGGAAATACGGCGCTCGCCTGGGTGGAAAAATATCAGGGACCGGAACTTACGCTGACGGCGTTTGATCCGCCTGCCAGCTCATAA
- the yjaB gene encoding putative acetyltransferase: protein MIRKWQSENTAPLLSLWLESTTDAHPFIDAQYWVESEALVRDAYLPSAETWVWEESGEIRGFISVMQFQFIGALFVATPHLGKGIGHALIQHVQQTYPSLSLEVYQKNSRAVNFYHAQGFRIEDSAWQEETQHPTWIMSWQADQTPSA, encoded by the coding sequence ATGATTCGCAAATGGCAAAGTGAGAACACCGCGCCGCTGCTGAGTTTATGGCTGGAAAGCACCACCGATGCGCATCCGTTTATCGATGCGCAGTACTGGGTTGAAAGCGAAGCGCTGGTCCGTGATGCTTATCTGCCGTCAGCGGAAACGTGGGTTTGGGAAGAGTCTGGTGAAATCAGAGGCTTTATCAGCGTCATGCAGTTTCAGTTCATCGGCGCGCTATTTGTCGCCACGCCCCATCTGGGGAAAGGGATCGGGCACGCGCTGATTCAGCATGTTCAGCAGACGTACCCGTCCTTAAGTCTTGAGGTTTACCAGAAAAACAGTCGGGCGGTGAATTTCTACCATGCTCAGGGTTTTCGCATTGAAGACAGCGCCTGGCAGGAAGAGACGCAACACCCGACGTGGATTATGAGCTGGCAGGCGGATCAAACGCCGTCAGCGTAA
- the tag gene encoding 3-methyladenine DNA glycosylase, with protein sequence MQRCGWVSQDQLYIDYHDKEWGVPEKDGKNLFEMICLEGQQAGLSWITVLKKRENYRNAFHHFDPVRVAAMTEEDVERLVLDAGIIRHRGKIQAIIGNARAYLAMEENGEPFSDFVWSFVDHTPKITQSATLAEIDTSTPASDALSKALKKRGFKFVGTTICYSFMQACGLVNDHVTGCFCHPGGQHDSQMAK encoded by the coding sequence ATGCAACGTTGCGGATGGGTAAGCCAGGATCAGCTTTATATCGATTATCACGATAAAGAGTGGGGCGTGCCGGAAAAAGACGGCAAGAATCTCTTTGAGATGATCTGCCTGGAGGGTCAACAGGCGGGATTATCGTGGATTACCGTCTTGAAAAAACGGGAAAATTACCGTAACGCCTTCCATCATTTCGACCCGGTACGCGTTGCCGCGATGACGGAAGAAGATGTCGAAAGACTGGTGCTGGACGCCGGTATCATCCGTCATCGCGGTAAGATTCAAGCTATTATCGGCAACGCGCGTGCATACCTGGCGATGGAAGAAAACGGCGAGCCTTTTTCAGATTTTGTCTGGTCGTTTGTTGACCATACCCCGAAGATCACCCAGTCCGCGACGCTGGCTGAAATCGACACATCCACGCCTGCATCCGATGCCCTTTCTAAAGCGTTGAAAAAACGTGGATTCAAGTTTGTTGGCACCACAATTTGCTACTCTTTCATGCAAGCGTGCGGCCTGGTTAACGATCATGTGACGGGCTGCTTCTGCCATCCTGGAGGACAACATGATTCGCAAATGGCAAAGTGA
- the lip-1 gene encoding lipase, producing MMIKKISGRHAVSGLVGVSVCLFFCSTASAWQQEYIVSDAQSHTTERYTWDADHQPRYDDILAERIRSSQNVPGLALNMPDNYPAESASTLSVGLNIPVTRNTTTGPVAAWHYDGSTQMMYNEFGDNGSSTSLTDPLWHASVSTLGWRVDTRVGDLRPWAQVSYNQQFGDNQWKSQSGMSRLPTSLQYDNWMDVTVGGRRAALSPSGGVCVVIPGGKYDDRRRLSLYPGGECEILKLLFPVTLP from the coding sequence ATGATGATAAAAAAAATCAGTGGTCGCCATGCTGTTTCTGGCCTGGTGGGTGTATCAGTCTGTTTGTTTTTTTGTAGCACAGCCTCTGCCTGGCAACAGGAATATATCGTTTCAGATGCGCAAAGTCATACGACTGAACGCTATACATGGGACGCCGATCACCAACCGCGCTATGACGATATTCTTGCGGAGCGAATTCGTTCTTCGCAGAACGTACCGGGACTGGCCCTCAATATGCCGGATAATTACCCGGCGGAATCGGCGAGCACCCTGAGCGTGGGGTTGAATATACCGGTCACCCGCAACACCACAACCGGGCCTGTGGCGGCGTGGCACTACGATGGTTCAACGCAAATGATGTACAACGAGTTTGGTGATAACGGCAGTTCAACGTCGCTCACCGATCCGCTCTGGCACGCCAGCGTTAGCACGCTTGGCTGGCGGGTGGATACGCGCGTGGGTGATTTACGGCCTTGGGCGCAGGTGAGCTATAACCAGCAGTTTGGTGATAACCAATGGAAATCGCAGTCCGGGATGAGCCGACTGCCTACATCATTGCAGTATGACAACTGGATGGACGTGACGGTGGGGGGCCGACGTGCTGCTTTATCCCCATCTGGCGGCGTATGCGTCGTTATCCCAGGCGGAAAGTACGATGACAGGCGAAGACTATCTTTATACCCTGGGGGTGAGTGCGAGATTCTAAAATTATTATTTCCGGTAACGCTTCCATAA
- the yhjX_1 gene encoding inner membrane protein YhjX, translating to MNTSTYNRTRWLTLFGTIVTQFALGSVYTWSLFNSALSDKLGAPVSQVAFSFGLLSLGLALSSSVAGKLQERFGVKRVTMASGIMLGVGFFPDRAFQ from the coding sequence ATGAACACATCAACCTATAACCGCACTCGTTGGCTGACACTCTTCGGCACCATCGTGACGCAATTTGCGTTGGGATCGGTTTATACCTGGAGCCTGTTTAACAGCGCGCTGTCCGACAAACTGGGAGCACCGGTCAGTCAGGTGGCATTTTCCTTCGGCTTGCTGAGTCTGGGGTTAGCGCTTTCGTCTTCCGTCGCAGGCAAATTGCAGGAGCGTTTCGGTGTGAAGCGCGTGACTATGGCCTCCGGTATTATGCTGGGTGTGGGCTTTTTCCCTGACCGCGCATTCCAATAG
- the yhjX_2 gene encoding inner membrane protein YhjX: MMLWLSAGVLVGLADGAGYLLTLSNCVKWFPERKGLISAFSIGSYGLGSLGFKFIDSHLLESVGLEKTFMIWGAIVLVMILFGATLMKDAPQQAVKTVNGVVENDFTLAQSMRQPQYWMLAVMFLTACMSGLYVIGVAKDIAQGMVKLDVATAANAVTVISIANLSGRLVLGILSDKISRIRVITMGQVVSLVGMAALLFAPLNEMTFFAAIACVAFNFGGTITVFPSLVSEFFGLNNLAKNYGVIYLGFGIGSICGSLIASLFGGFYVTFCVIFALLIISLALSTTIRQPQREVYNEAHA; encoded by the coding sequence ATGATGCTGTGGCTCAGTGCGGGCGTGCTGGTTGGCCTGGCGGACGGTGCGGGCTATCTGTTGACGCTGTCCAACTGCGTGAAATGGTTCCCGGAACGTAAAGGCTTAATCTCCGCATTCTCAATCGGTTCTTACGGCTTGGGCAGCCTTGGTTTTAAATTTATCGACTCGCATTTACTGGAATCTGTTGGTCTGGAAAAGACGTTCATGATCTGGGGTGCGATTGTGCTGGTGATGATTCTTTTCGGTGCCACGCTGATGAAAGATGCGCCTCAGCAGGCAGTCAAAACGGTGAATGGCGTGGTGGAAAATGACTTCACGCTGGCGCAGTCCATGCGTCAACCGCAGTACTGGATGTTGGCCGTGATGTTCCTGACTGCCTGTATGAGTGGCCTGTATGTCATCGGTGTGGCGAAGGATATTGCTCAGGGAATGGTGAAACTGGATGTGGCAACCGCAGCCAACGCAGTGACGGTGATTTCCATTGCTAACCTGTCAGGCCGACTGGTGCTGGGTATCCTGTCTGACAAAATCTCGCGTATCCGTGTCATTACCATGGGACAGGTCGTGTCGTTGGTCGGTATGGCCGCTCTGCTGTTCGCGCCGCTGAATGAAATGACCTTCTTTGCCGCTATCGCCTGCGTTGCCTTTAACTTTGGCGGCACCATTACCGTCTTCCCTTCACTGGTGAGCGAATTCTTTGGCCTGAACAATCTGGCGAAGAATTACGGCGTGATTTATTTAGGGTTTGGGATCGGCAGCATTTGCGGTTCGCTTATCGCGTCGCTGTTTGGCGGCTTCTACGTGACCTTCTGCGTGATATTTGCCTTACTGATTATTTCGCTGGCGCTGTCGACGACGATTCGCCAACCGCAGCGCGAAGTCTATAATGAGGCGCATGCGTAA
- the eptB_1 gene encoding phosphoethanolamine transferase yields MKYIKSMTQQKLSFLLALYIGLFMNGAVFFRRFDGYAQDFTVLKGISAVVELVATVLVTFFLLRLLSLFGRRMWRVLASLVVVFSAGASYYMTFMNVVIGYGIIASVMTTDIDLLERGGGSALYSLAGVRERAAAAVHLEQPLPLYFASANAHTWATHPKRYAGGAGRFDGLGADSPAGCEAKIR; encoded by the coding sequence ATGAAATACATCAAATCGATGACACAACAAAAGCTGAGCTTTTTGCTGGCGTTGTACATCGGCCTGTTTATGAATGGTGCTGTTTTTTTCCGTCGGTTTGATGGTTACGCACAAGATTTTACTGTCTTGAAAGGAATCTCCGCAGTAGTTGAACTGGTCGCTACCGTTCTGGTGACGTTCTTCCTGTTACGTCTGCTCTCGCTATTTGGTCGACGCATGTGGCGTGTGCTCGCCTCGCTGGTGGTCGTGTTCTCTGCGGGTGCCAGTTATTACATGACTTTCATGAACGTGGTCATTGGCTACGGCATTATTGCCTCGGTCATGACGACGGATATTGACCTCCTCGAAAGAGGTGGTGGGTCTGCACTTTATTCTCTGGCTGGTGTGCGTGAGCGCGCTGCCGCTGCTGTTCATCTGGAGCAACCGCTGCCGCTATACTTTGCTTCGGCAAATGCGCACACCTGGGCAACGCATCCGAAGCGTTACGCTGGTGGTGCTGGCAGGTTTGATGGTCTGGGGGCCGATTCGCCTGCTGGATGTGAAGCAAAAATACGATGA
- the eptB_2 gene encoding phosphoethanolamine transferase, whose protein sequence is MFTYQAPKDIDDTYFIFIIGETTRWDHMGILGYDRDTTPKLSQEKNLIAYRGYSCDTATKLSLRCMFVREGGADDNPQRTLKEQNVFSVLRQLGFTSDLYAMQSEMWFYSNTMAQNIAYREQIGAEPRNRGKSVDDMLLIDEMKNSLNGNPDGKHMIILHTKGSHFNYTQRYPRNFAKWTPECVGVDKDCTKDELVNSFDNSVLYVDHFIDSVIDQVRDKKAIVFYAADHGESINEFEHLHGTPRKMAPPEQFRVPMMVWMSDKYLENPDKAKMFAHLKQEAEMKVPRRHVELYDTIMGCLGYTSPNGGVNENNNWCHIPDSATKATQ, encoded by the coding sequence TTGTTTACATACCAAGCGCCTAAAGACATCGATGATACCTATTTTATCTTTATTATCGGTGAAACGACGCGCTGGGATCACATGGGCATTCTTGGCTACGATCGCGACACGACACCGAAACTGTCGCAGGAAAAGAACCTGATTGCCTATCGCGGGTACTCCTGTGATACCGCCACTAAACTCTCGTTGCGCTGCATGTTTGTGCGCGAAGGCGGGGCGGATGATAACCCTCAGCGTACGCTGAAAGAGCAAAACGTCTTCTCGGTTCTGCGCCAGCTTGGGTTTACGTCCGACCTTTACGCCATGCAGAGTGAAATGTGGTTCTACAGCAACACCATGGCGCAGAACATTGCTTATCGCGAGCAAATCGGTGCCGAGCCGCGTAACCGCGGTAAGAGCGTGGATGACATGCTGCTGATTGACGAAATGAAGAACTCGTTGAATGGCAATCCTGATGGCAAGCATATGATTATCCTGCATACCAAGGGATCACACTTCAACTATACGCAGCGTTATCCGCGTAATTTCGCCAAATGGACGCCGGAGTGCGTAGGTGTGGATAAAGACTGCACCAAAGACGAGCTGGTTAACTCGTTTGATAATTCGGTGCTGTATGTCGATCATTTCATTGATAGCGTGATTGATCAGGTGCGCGATAAGAAAGCCATTGTTTTCTATGCCGCCGACCATGGTGAGTCAATCAATGAGTTTGAGCACTTGCACGGAACCCCGCGTAAAATGGCACCGCCAGAGCAGTTCCGCGTGCCGATGATGGTCTGGATGTCAGATAAATATCTGGAGAACCCGGATAAAGCGAAAATGTTCGCTCATCTGAAACAAGAGGCAGAAATGAAGGTGCCGCGCCGCCACGTTGAGCTGTACGACACGATTATGGGTTGCCTCGGTTATACCTCGCCGAATGGCGGGGTTAACGAAAATAACAACTGGTGTCATATCCCTGATAGTGCAACAAAAGCCACGCAATAA
- a CDS encoding nucleic acid independent nucleoside triphosphatase, phage DNA primase gives MKKAPNLKQQPADRFTEQVIFAGADAWVHAKDWQHNNRAGDIVPPVVLAGRELDNLHNLSITDNGRRFVRVCRAGPLSERHITTIATRLALANVREARFYSESHELLEDWTPRLAGLKAEAERGESSVVPAVIACLADGADLAHMAACERGKVLVAYYEQVAVNPDSGTVYQYQEGIWQHQPDTLLKRTLAAIFEAHETPYNPKGIEAAIESMRIMVPVLPTSGRAQVAFVNGVYDLNAGQFQPHSPDNGLLHHNGIIWTEATPGESLKDHAPHFTAG, from the coding sequence ATGAAAAAAGCGCCGAACCTGAAGCAACAGCCTGCCGACAGATTTACAGAGCAGGTGATTTTTGCCGGAGCTGACGCCTGGGTACATGCAAAAGACTGGCAGCATAATAACCGCGCCGGGGATATCGTGCCGCCTGTGGTACTGGCAGGACGTGAGCTGGATAATCTGCATAATCTGAGCATCACTGACAACGGACGACGGTTTGTACGCGTCTGCCGTGCCGGACCACTGTCAGAACGCCATATCACCACCATTGCCACCCGGCTGGCGCTGGCAAATGTCAGGGAAGCCCGTTTTTATTCTGAAAGTCACGAACTGCTGGAGGACTGGACACCTCGCCTTGCCGGACTGAAAGCGGAGGCTGAACGTGGAGAAAGCAGCGTTGTTCCGGCAGTGATAGCTTGTCTGGCTGACGGAGCCGACCTTGCCCACATGGCAGCCTGTGAGCGGGGCAAGGTGCTGGTGGCATATTATGAACAGGTGGCAGTTAACCCCGACAGCGGCACGGTGTATCAGTATCAGGAAGGCATCTGGCAGCATCAGCCGGATACGCTCCTGAAACGCACGCTGGCAGCAATATTTGAAGCCCACGAGACTCCGTACAACCCGAAAGGTATCGAGGCCGCCATTGAGTCCATGCGGATAATGGTTCCGGTCCTGCCCACCAGTGGGAGGGCGCAGGTGGCCTTTGTGAATGGGGTTTATGACCTGAATGCCGGGCAGTTTCAGCCACACAGCCCGGACAATGGCCTGCTGCACCACAATGGCATCATCTGGACGGAGGCCACGCCTGGCGAAAGTCTGAAAGACCATGCCCCGCATTTTACCGCTGGCTGA
- a CDS encoding nucleic acid independent nucleoside triphosphatase, phage DNA primase, with amino-acid sequence MHGAGGDANRAKRILAALFMVLANRHDWQLFIEVTGEGGSGESVFTAIASLLTGAHNTASGNMKALDEARGRAQFVGKSLIILPDQPRYTGEGIGIKAITGGDPVEIDGKYE; translated from the coding sequence ATGCACGGTGCAGGCGGTGATGCTAACCGGGCGAAGCGTATTCTGGCGGCGCTGTTTATGGTGCTGGCAAACCGCCATGACTGGCAGCTATTTATTGAGGTCACGGGCGAAGGCGGCAGCGGGGAAAGCGTGTTTACCGCCATTGCCTCACTGCTCACAGGTGCACACAACACCGCCAGCGGCAACATGAAAGCACTGGATGAGGCCAGAGGTCGGGCGCAGTTTGTCGGCAAGAGTCTGATTATCCTCCCTGACCAGCCGAGATATACGGGAGAAGGCATCGGAATTAAGGCCATCACGGGCGGCGACCCGGTGGAAATCGACGGCAAGTATGAGTAG
- a CDS encoding nucleic acid independent nucleoside triphosphatase, phage DNA primase — MLRTVILATNNEPIIFTERNGGIARRRVIFPFDNPVREADKDPMLTEKIATELPVIIRRLLSTFAEPENARQLLCEQRDSLEALTIKRGTDPVIDLCAALYFMTEPKGMMMGGGTWAGQPEPKRYLYHCYLAFMEYHNLGKPLSVEKFSRTVRQAAKEYRAVYLTRKIHRGYDNPCVSCSA; from the coding sequence GTGTTACGCACTGTCATTCTGGCAACCAATAACGAACCGATTATATTCACGGAGCGCAACGGGGGCATTGCCCGCCGCCGGGTGATATTTCCGTTTGATAACCCGGTGAGAGAAGCAGACAAAGACCCGATGCTTACGGAGAAAATCGCCACAGAACTGCCCGTTATCATTCGCCGCCTGCTGTCCACCTTTGCAGAACCGGAGAACGCCCGCCAGCTTTTATGCGAACAGCGGGATTCATTGGAAGCGCTCACTATCAAGCGCGGCACGGACCCGGTGATTGACTTGTGCGCGGCGCTGTACTTCATGACTGAGCCAAAAGGCATGATGATGGGCGGTGGAACATGGGCAGGCCAGCCGGAGCCGAAACGCTACCTCTATCACTGCTATCTGGCGTTTATGGAATACCACAACCTCGGGAAGCCGTTGTCTGTGGAAAAGTTCTCCCGCACGGTCAGACAGGCGGCAAAGGAATACCGGGCGGTATATCTGACCCGAAAGATTCACAGGGGGTATGACAATCCCTGTGTCTCTTGTTCGGCATGA